A region from the Linepithema humile isolate Giens D197 chromosome 1, Lhum_UNIL_v1.0, whole genome shotgun sequence genome encodes:
- the LOC105668574 gene encoding putative nuclease HARBI1, whose translation MDIFLFWNIFFNNNEENNNDWEIAHRRERHLKINNFFENVALAYSLTGNHKTILTYYLFFIISFIIVFLHYFIIDFKSHFRIDRNTFEYFIQTFGAALLENNPILKKCPKLSPSKQLAIAVWFFGNQEVYRSIADRFGVSKDTVWRCVFNVAYILQQHVQNYIKWPEAYEILNVQQKFATISNFPGVVGVIDGCHISISVPIKHPNSYINRKGFHSILLQSICNHKMKFIDVFTGMCGSVYDARVWRLSDIRNIIQHDIQRYFSQHGHLLADSAYPLSYNMLTPYRDNGHLNAIQRNYNTKLSKTRVIIERAFGILKGRFRKLKYVYMYNTEMIPLVILACCILHNICIDIEDEPLDILEEENENNNNYAVMEAEEKREIIAQLLLQ comes from the exons atggatatatttttattctggaacattttttttaataataatgaagaaaataataatgattggGAAATAGCACACAGAAGAGAACGACAtcttaaaatcaataatttctttgaaaatgttGCTCTTGCTTATTCTTTAACAGGTAATCATAAAACTATACttacgtattatttattttttattatatcatttataatagtatttttacattattttattatagattttaagTCACATTTTCGTATTGATAGAAATACTTTTGAGTACTTCATACAAACTTTTGGAGCAGctttattggaaaataatccTATATTGAAAAAGTGTCCTAAATTATCACCATCAAAGCAACTTGCCATTGCCGTATGGTTTTTTGGCAATCAAGAAGTTTATag atccATTGCAGATCGATTTGGAGTGTCTAAAGACACTGTATGGAGATGTGTTTTTAATGTAGCTTATATATTGCAACAACatgtgcaaaattatattaaatggcCAGAAGCTTATGAGATATTAAATGTACAACAGAAGTTTGCTACTATTAGTAATTTCCCAGGTGTGGTGGGTGTCATAGATGGTTGCCATATTTCCATTAGTGTTCCTATTAAACATCCAAATAGTTACATAAATAGAAAAGGATTTCATTCAATACTATTGCAAAGTATTTGCAatcataaaatgaaatttattgatgTTTTTACGGGAATGTGTGGTAGTGTTTATGATGCTCGAGTTTGGCGGTTAAGTgacattagaaatattatacagcATGATATACAGAGATATTTTTCACAACATGGTCACTTGTTAGCTGATTCTGCATATCCGTTATCATATAATATGCTCACTCCATATCGTGACAATGGTCACTTAAATGCTATACAACgtaattataatactaaattatcaaaaactcGTGTTATCATTGAAAGAGCATTTGGAATATTAAAAGGACGATtccgaaaattgaaatatgtatatatgtataacacaGAAATGATACCATTAGTCATACTCGCATGTtgcattttgcataatatttgtattgataTTGAAGATGAACCATTGGACATATTGGAAgaggaaaatgaaaataataataattatgcagtTATGGAAGctgaagaaaaaagagaaataattgcacaattattattgcaatag
- the LOC105670631 gene encoding putative nuclease HARBI1 isoform X1, producing the protein MAEQNKNSLISVIAICNEIFTKNILNLDLISENESESEMGELYYMVQVSQLRGKRKKNVRIEGYVDNVIPRFTTHHFKEHFRMTPRCFHLLENNLSLMLSKHNKIGRSYISPRVQLLATLWLLATPDSYRSVGLKFNLAKSSLNHCVRRVVQVLCNISNNVIKWPSVNDMNTVTEKFKRIAGLNYVLGAIDGTHIEIPAPSVDTRSYLTRKCRYAVTLQAICNADLYFTDCYVGYPGSVSDVRVFHNSDFWHNVNRNYRNFFPNEEYIIGDKAYPLYKWCLTAYRDNGHLSQVENNFNHILSQTRQTIERAFALLKGRFRRLKYLDMTRVDLISLTILACCVLHNICLQNIDDIENYILEGTEKNQNIEIFEREEQHRDHDNEGAAKRNYLAICLYRERI; encoded by the exons ATGgcggaacaaaataaaaatagtttaataagtGTCATTGCTATttgcaatgaaatatttacaaaaaatattttaaatttagatctTATAAGCGAAAACGAAAGTGAAAGCGAAATGggtgaattatattatatggtTCAAGTTTCTCAATTAAGaggaaaacgaaaaaaaaatgttcgcATAGAAGGTTATGTAGATAATGTAATACCCAGATTTACAACACATCATTTTAAAGAACATTTTCGTATGACACCACGCTGTTTTCatttattagaaaacaatttaaGTTTAATGTtatcaaaacataataaaataggaAGATCCTATATATCACCGAGAGTACAGTTACTCGCAACTTTGTGGTTATTGGCGACTCCTGATTCTTACAG ATCAGTGGgacttaaatttaatttggcaAAGTCGTCATTAAATCATTGTGTGCGACGTGTTGTGCAGGTTCTGTGTAATATCTCAAATAATGTGATCAAATGGCCATCTGTAAATGACATGAATACTgttactgaaaaatttaaacgaataGCAGGTCTTAACTATGTTCTTGGTGCTATTGACGGTACGCACATTGAAATTCCAGCACCATct GTAGACACGCGATCCTATTTAACAAGAAAATGCAGATATGCTGTAACTTTACAAGCAATATGTAATGcagatttatatttcactGATTGTTACGTTGGTTATCCTGGATCTGTGAGTGACGTCAGAGTTTTCCATAATTCAGACTTTTGGCACAATGTCAACAGaaattatcgcaattttttccctaatgaagaatatattataggaGATAAAGCTTATCCTTTGTATAAATGGTGTTTAACAGCTTATAGAGATAATGGTCACTTGTCACAg gtcgaaaataattttaatcatatattatctCAAACGAGGCAAACGATAGAACGTGcctttgcattattaaaaggCCGATTTAGACGCctgaaatatttagatatgACGAGAGTGGATTTAATATCACTGACAATTTTGGCTTGCTGTGTTcttcataatatttgtttacaaaatattgatgacattgaaaattacattttagaaggtactgaaaaaaatcaaaatatagaaatttttgaaagagaaGAGCAGCATAGAGATCATGATAACGAGGGTGCAGCAAAACGCAATTATTTagcaatatgtttatatagagaacgaatataa
- the LOC105670631 gene encoding uncharacterized protein isoform X2, with protein sequence MNTVTEKFKRIAGLNYVLGAIDGTHIEIPAPSVDTRSYLTRKCRYAVTLQAICNADLYFTDCYVGYPGSVSDVRVFHNSDFWHNVNRNYRNFFPNEEYIIGDKAYPLYKWCLTAYRDNGHLSQVENNFNHILSQTRQTIERAFALLKGRFRRLKYLDMTRVDLISLTILACCVLHNICLQNIDDIENYILEGTEKNQNIEIFEREEQHRDHDNEGAAKRNYLAICLYRERI encoded by the exons ATGAATACTgttactgaaaaatttaaacgaataGCAGGTCTTAACTATGTTCTTGGTGCTATTGACGGTACGCACATTGAAATTCCAGCACCATct GTAGACACGCGATCCTATTTAACAAGAAAATGCAGATATGCTGTAACTTTACAAGCAATATGTAATGcagatttatatttcactGATTGTTACGTTGGTTATCCTGGATCTGTGAGTGACGTCAGAGTTTTCCATAATTCAGACTTTTGGCACAATGTCAACAGaaattatcgcaattttttccctaatgaagaatatattataggaGATAAAGCTTATCCTTTGTATAAATGGTGTTTAACAGCTTATAGAGATAATGGTCACTTGTCACAg gtcgaaaataattttaatcatatattatctCAAACGAGGCAAACGATAGAACGTGcctttgcattattaaaaggCCGATTTAGACGCctgaaatatttagatatgACGAGAGTGGATTTAATATCACTGACAATTTTGGCTTGCTGTGTTcttcataatatttgtttacaaaatattgatgacattgaaaattacattttagaaggtactgaaaaaaatcaaaatatagaaatttttgaaagagaaGAGCAGCATAGAGATCATGATAACGAGGGTGCAGCAAAACGCAATTATTTagcaatatgtttatatagagaacgaatataa
- the LOC136997434 gene encoding uncharacterized protein, whose product MALKLIKGIHTLITTENGMPVQQNGSFLVMDVRDNSILTVLDTETMREFYNLNPKNPKNICVDINKKLNCQQKDLRKNETITSDNFIKNIEDVTASSRASNKDADLKENETSHNFLQHIEDGTDSSKDSNKDTTTWEHSAT is encoded by the exons ATGGCTCTAAAGTTAATTAAAGGTATTCATACCCTTATTACCACTGAAAATGGAATGCCAGTGCAACAAAACGGATCATTTTTAGTAATGGATGTGAGag aCAATAGTATCCTTACAGTACTTGACACAGAGACAATGCGAgagttttacaatttaaatccTAAGAatccaaaaaatatatgtgtagaTATCAATAAAAAGCTTAATTGTCAACAAAAAG atttaagaaaaaatgaaacaattacttctgataattttataaaaaatattgaagatgtCACTGCTTCTAGCAGAGCTTCTAATAAAGATGCTG atttaaaagagaatgaaacttctcataattttttacaacatattgaAGATGGTACTGATTCTAGTAAAGATTCTAATAAAGATACTa CTACATGGGAACATTCTGCTACATAG
- the LOC136997324 gene encoding cuticle collagen 19-like, with amino-acid sequence MAFTYTNDGLARREPGEPWLQGGSTRPCRWDVGETERRESPGSRAGEPGPVGGKSEIPNAGRNPGSRAGEPGPVGGKSERPNAGRNPGSRAGEPGPVGGKSERPNAGRNPGSRAGEPGPVGGKSEQVYLGSTQRCGLVGYRIGTGLVMLAEPAYIPGSGLPPASIGRAVGAVPTLGRRMGASARGRHRRRAYVWSVARDDEW; translated from the exons ATGGCGTTCACTTACACTAAC GACGGCCTAGCGCGCCGCGAGCCGGGAGAACCCTGGCTTCAGGGCGGGAGCACCCGGCCCTGTCGGTGGGACGTCGGAGAGACCGAACGCCGGGAGAGCCCTGGCAGCAGAGCGGGAGAACCCGGCCCTGTCGGCGGAAAATCGGAGATACCGAATGCCGGGAGAAACCCTGGCAGCAGAGCGGGAGAACCCGGCCCTGTCGGCGGAAAGTCGGAGAGACCGAACGCCGGGAGAAACCCTGGCAGCAGAGCGGGAGAACCCGGCCCTGTCGGCGGAAAATCGGAGAGACCGAACGCCGGGAGAAACCCTGGCAGCAGAGCGGGAGAACCCGGCCCTGTCGGCGGAAAGTCGGAGCAGGTATATCTCGGGAGCACCCAGAGATGTGGTCTGGTCGGATACCGGATCGGGACAGGTCTCGTTATGCTGGCCGAGCCGGCTTATATACCCGGCTCGGGCCTCCCACCCGCGAGTATCGGTCGCGCAGTGGGAGCGGTCCCCACGCTGGGGCGTCGCATGGGCGCGAGCGCTCGTGGGCGTCATAGGCGTCGAGCCTACGTCTGGTCGGTCGCTAGGGACGATGAGTGGTAG